From Flavobacterium alkalisoli, the proteins below share one genomic window:
- a CDS encoding nuclear transport factor 2 family protein — protein sequence MKKLFLFLSVLSIGTTLLIQNNTTVNPEKETAVINQLLDDWHKAAANTDYNGYFGKIADDGRYIGTDAAENWDKKAFEAFSKPYFDKGRAWDFKPVERNIYFSKNGKVAWFDELLDTWMKGCRGSGVLEKEGKEWKIKHYVLSMTVPNEVTQEVIPLKAKYEDAYIEKLKEKK from the coding sequence ATGAAAAAATTATTTCTGTTCCTTTCGGTACTATCCATAGGAACAACACTACTTATACAAAACAATACCACTGTAAATCCGGAAAAAGAAACAGCCGTTATCAATCAGCTATTAGACGATTGGCATAAAGCTGCTGCGAATACCGACTATAACGGATACTTTGGCAAAATAGCCGATGACGGTAGGTACATAGGTACCGATGCTGCCGAAAACTGGGACAAAAAAGCATTTGAGGCTTTCTCCAAACCTTATTTTGATAAAGGCCGTGCCTGGGATTTCAAGCCCGTTGAGCGCAACATATACTTCAGTAAAAACGGTAAAGTCGCTTGGTTTGACGAATTACTGGATACCTGGATGAAAGGATGCCGTGGGTCTGGCGTACTGGAAAAGGAAGGAAAGGAATGGAAAATTAAGCACTATGTACTTTCCATGACCGTACCTAATGAGGTAACCCAAGAGGTTATTCCTTTAAAAGCAAAATATGAGGATGCTTATATAGAGAAACTGAAAGAGAAAAAGTAA
- a CDS encoding L-threonine 3-dehydrogenase has protein sequence MGTILIIGACGQIGTELTKKLRSIYGTDKVIASDVRKGDAEFVASGPFEVVNALDFNQVEETIEKYNVTDVYLMAALLSATAEKNPAFAWDLNMNSLFHVLNLAKAGKIQKIFWPSSIAVFGPTTPKQNTPQYTVMEPSTVYGISKQSGERWCEYYHNIYGVDVRSIRYPGLISWSTPPGGGTTDYAVDIYHKALENGEYTCFLSEETRLPMMYMDDAIRATVEIMQAPAEDIKIRSSYNLSAMDFTPKEITQAIQKHMPDFTISYEPDFRQKIADSWPQSIDDSSARQDWNWKHEFDLDAMTTDMLEHLSAKAE, from the coding sequence ATGGGTACGATTTTAATCATTGGCGCCTGTGGGCAAATAGGAACTGAGCTTACAAAAAAGCTTAGAAGCATATACGGAACAGATAAGGTAATTGCTTCTGACGTAAGAAAAGGTGATGCTGAATTTGTGGCTTCGGGTCCTTTTGAAGTGGTTAACGCCCTTGATTTTAACCAAGTTGAAGAAACTATCGAGAAATATAATGTTACCGATGTTTACCTGATGGCTGCGTTACTTTCGGCTACTGCCGAGAAAAACCCTGCCTTTGCCTGGGATTTAAATATGAACTCTCTTTTCCATGTACTTAACCTTGCTAAAGCTGGGAAAATCCAAAAAATATTCTGGCCTTCAAGTATTGCGGTTTTCGGGCCTACAACCCCTAAGCAAAACACGCCGCAGTATACCGTAATGGAGCCTTCTACTGTTTATGGAATCTCTAAGCAGTCGGGCGAAAGATGGTGTGAGTACTACCATAACATTTACGGTGTGGATGTAAGAAGCATACGTTATCCTGGCCTTATAAGCTGGTCTACACCTCCGGGTGGTGGTACTACTGATTATGCTGTAGATATTTACCACAAGGCATTAGAGAACGGTGAGTATACCTGTTTCCTTAGTGAAGAGACGAGACTACCAATGATGTACATGGATGATGCCATCCGTGCAACTGTTGAAATTATGCAGGCTCCTGCCGAAGACATAAAAATAAGATCGTCTTACAACCTTTCGGCAATGGACTTTACACCGAAAGAAATTACTCAGGCGATACAAAAACACATGCCGGATTTCACCATCTCTTATGAGCCGGATTTCCGCCAAAAGATAGCCGACAGCTGGCCGCAAAGTATTGACGACAGCAGTGCAAGACAAGACTGGAACTGGAAACACGAGTTTGACCTTGATGCCATGACAACAGATATGTTAGAGCATTTAAGTGCAAAAGCAGAATAA
- the mfd gene encoding transcription-repair coupling factor yields MSDSLLQRENKLHVKGLTGSSLSFVIDPLFRQSELPFLLIFKDKEEAAYYLNDLEQLTGANDVLFYPGSYRRPYQIEETDNANVLLRAEVLNRINSRKKPAIIVSYPEALFEKVVTRKDLDKNTLKVAVGDQVSIDFINEVLFEYEFRRVDFVTEPGEFSVRGGIVDVFSFSNDNPYRIEFFGNEVDSIRTFDVETQLSLEKQKKITVIPNMENKFLQEKRESFLDYINEKTVLFIQNTEGLLSQLDSLFHKASEAFEKLSKDIKHASPEELFLNQQSFVKRALDFTVVELASKAVFKTQKSFEFYIQPQPSFNKQFDLLLNNLNDNHNNGFKNYLFCSNESQAKRFHDIFESLDDANHEDVRKQYKTIVFPIYEGFIDEENQIACYTDHQIFERYHKFSIKNGYSKKQTITLKELNSLSVGDYVTHIDHGIGKFGGLQKIQVEGKTQEAIKLVYADNDIVYVSIHSLHKISKYNGKDGTPPKIYKLGSSAWKTLKQKTKARVKHIAFNLIQLYAKRRLEKGFQYAPDSYLQAELESSFIYEDTPDQITATRDVKADMESERPMDRLVCGDVGFGKTEVAIRAAFKAVDNGKQVAILVPTTILAFQHFKTFRERLKDMPVTIGYINRFRTAKQKNETLKDLSEGKLDIIIGTHQLTNKNVVFKNLGLLIVDEEQKFGVNVKDKLKTIAQNVDTLTLTATPIPRTLQFSLMAARDLSVITTPPPNRYPIESQVVGFNEEIIRDAISYEIQRGGQVYFINNRIENIKEVAGMIQRLVPGAKVGIGHGQMEGKKLEELMLAFMDGDFDVLVATTIIESGLDVPNANTIFINNANNFGLSDLHQMRGRVGRSNKKAFCYFITPPYSAMTEDARKRIQALEQFSDLGSGFNIAMKDLEIRGAGDLLGGEQSGFINEIGFETYQKIMNEAIEELKENEFKDLYEEVEGTNEKEYVKDIQIDTDFELLFPDEYVNNITERLNLYNELSTIKNDEELNVFEQKLIDRFGALPKEAQALLTSMRIKWLATKMGVEKLVLKQGKMLGYFVSDQQSAYYQSGAFHKVLQFVQKHPSLIRMKEKQTKNGLRLLITFENVKSVKKAKELLEMVFE; encoded by the coding sequence ATTAGCGACAGCCTTTTACAGCGTGAAAATAAACTTCATGTAAAAGGTCTTACCGGCTCTTCGCTGTCGTTTGTTATAGATCCGCTGTTCAGGCAAAGTGAACTTCCTTTTCTTCTTATATTTAAAGACAAGGAAGAGGCAGCTTATTACCTGAACGATCTGGAGCAGCTTACAGGAGCTAACGATGTTTTGTTCTATCCAGGTTCTTACAGGAGGCCTTACCAGATAGAGGAAACCGATAATGCCAATGTACTGCTTAGGGCCGAAGTGCTTAACCGCATCAACTCACGCAAAAAACCGGCAATAATAGTTTCCTATCCCGAAGCCCTTTTTGAAAAAGTAGTTACCCGTAAAGACCTTGACAAGAATACGCTTAAGGTAGCGGTAGGCGATCAGGTTTCTATAGATTTTATTAATGAGGTACTGTTTGAGTATGAGTTCCGTCGTGTGGATTTTGTTACCGAACCGGGTGAATTCTCGGTACGCGGGGGTATTGTAGACGTATTCTCTTTCTCTAACGACAACCCTTACCGAATTGAGTTTTTTGGCAATGAGGTAGACAGTATCCGTACGTTTGATGTGGAAACACAACTTTCTCTGGAAAAGCAGAAAAAAATTACGGTTATCCCTAATATGGAAAATAAGTTTTTGCAGGAAAAACGCGAAAGCTTCTTAGACTATATTAACGAGAAGACCGTACTTTTTATACAAAATACCGAAGGGCTTTTAAGCCAGTTGGATTCATTATTCCATAAAGCAAGTGAGGCTTTTGAAAAACTGAGCAAAGACATAAAGCATGCTTCTCCCGAAGAGCTTTTTCTTAACCAGCAGTCTTTTGTTAAGCGGGCTTTAGACTTTACGGTTGTTGAGCTTGCATCAAAGGCGGTTTTTAAAACTCAAAAAAGTTTTGAGTTCTACATTCAGCCGCAGCCGTCATTCAACAAACAGTTTGACCTGTTGCTTAACAACCTCAACGACAACCATAATAACGGATTTAAAAACTACCTGTTTTGCTCTAACGAGTCGCAGGCAAAACGTTTTCACGATATTTTTGAAAGCCTTGACGATGCTAATCACGAGGATGTGCGCAAGCAATACAAAACAATTGTTTTCCCAATCTATGAAGGGTTTATAGACGAGGAGAACCAGATTGCCTGCTATACCGATCACCAGATTTTTGAACGTTACCATAAGTTCAGCATCAAAAACGGTTACTCCAAAAAACAAACCATTACCCTTAAGGAGCTTAACTCCCTTTCGGTAGGCGACTATGTAACTCACATAGACCACGGTATAGGTAAATTTGGCGGACTGCAAAAAATTCAGGTGGAAGGCAAAACACAGGAAGCCATAAAACTGGTTTATGCCGATAATGATATTGTATATGTAAGCATTCACTCGCTGCACAAAATATCAAAATATAACGGGAAGGACGGCACACCTCCCAAAATATACAAACTGGGATCGAGTGCCTGGAAAACCCTTAAACAAAAAACAAAAGCCAGGGTTAAACATATTGCCTTTAACCTTATACAGCTGTATGCAAAACGCAGGCTGGAAAAAGGTTTCCAGTATGCTCCGGATAGTTACCTGCAGGCAGAACTGGAATCGTCTTTTATTTATGAGGATACTCCGGATCAGATTACTGCAACTCGTGATGTAAAAGCAGACATGGAAAGCGAACGCCCAATGGACCGCCTTGTTTGTGGTGATGTAGGTTTTGGTAAAACCGAGGTGGCCATACGTGCCGCCTTTAAGGCAGTAGACAATGGTAAGCAGGTGGCCATACTGGTACCTACTACCATACTGGCATTCCAGCACTTTAAAACATTTCGTGAGCGTCTAAAGGATATGCCTGTTACCATAGGCTATATAAACCGTTTCCGTACGGCAAAGCAAAAAAACGAAACACTTAAAGACCTTTCCGAAGGCAAACTCGACATTATAATAGGTACGCACCAGCTTACCAATAAAAATGTGGTGTTTAAAAACCTGGGGCTTCTTATTGTGGATGAGGAGCAGAAGTTTGGTGTAAATGTAAAAGACAAACTTAAAACCATAGCTCAAAATGTAGATACCCTTACCCTAACGGCTACCCCTATACCACGAACACTTCAGTTCTCGCTTATGGCTGCCAGGGACTTATCGGTAATAACAACGCCTCCACCTAACCGTTACCCTATAGAATCACAGGTGGTAGGGTTTAACGAAGAGATTATTCGCGATGCTATTTCTTATGAGATACAGCGTGGCGGGCAGGTATACTTTATTAATAACCGTATTGAGAACATTAAGGAAGTTGCCGGAATGATACAACGACTTGTTCCCGGAGCTAAGGTTGGTATAGGACACGGACAGATGGAAGGTAAAAAACTGGAAGAGCTTATGCTTGCCTTTATGGATGGTGATTTTGATGTACTGGTAGCCACTACCATTATAGAAAGCGGCCTTGACGTTCCTAATGCCAATACCATATTCATTAATAACGCCAATAACTTTGGGCTTAGTGACCTGCACCAAATGCGCGGGCGTGTAGGCCGAAGCAATAAAAAGGCATTCTGTTACTTTATAACACCACCTTATTCTGCCATGACCGAAGATGCCCGCAAGCGTATTCAGGCACTGGAGCAGTTTAGCGATTTGGGCAGCGGTTTTAACATCGCCATGAAAGACCTTGAAATTCGTGGTGCCGGAGATTTATTAGGAGGAGAACAAAGCGGGTTTATTAATGAGATTGGTTTTGAAACCTACCAAAAGATTATGAACGAAGCCATAGAGGAACTTAAGGAAAATGAATTTAAGGACCTTTATGAGGAAGTGGAAGGTACTAACGAAAAAGAATACGTTAAGGATATTCAGATCGATACCGATTTCGAGTTGCTATTCCCTGACGAATATGTAAACAATATTACCGAAAGGCTTAACCTGTACAACGAGTTAAGCACCATTAAAAACGACGAAGAGCTTAACGTTTTTGAACAGAAATTAATTGACCGTTTTGGTGCTTTACCAAAAGAGGCACAGGCTCTTTTAACCAGTATGCGCATTAAGTGGCTGGCAACAAAAATGGGTGTGGAAAAACTGGTGCTTAAACAAGGGAAAATGCTTGGCTATTTTGTATCCGATCAACAATCGGCTTACTATCAGTCGGGTGCTTTCCATAAAGTACTACAGTTTGTACAAAAACATCCTTCCCTTATACGAATGAAGGAAAAACAAACCAAAAACGGATTGCGACTGCTTATTACTTTTGAGAATGTAAAATCGGTTAAGAAAGCAAAAGAACTGCTTGAAATGGTTTTTGAATAA
- a CDS encoding MBL fold metallo-hydrolase — MSILIVIALLIVATAIFMQQPQFGKQPAGARLERIKQSPNYRDGKFQNLSHTPDLAEGTSYYTVFKEFFFGKKERNKPQDSIPTKKEDLLHLDPKENVIVWFGHSSYFMQVDGKTILVDPVFSGSVSPIGFTNKAYPGSDAYTADDFPDIDILFISHDHWDHLDYDTVLKLKSKVKKVVTGLGTAQHLEYWGYDTAIIEEKDWGEHVELGDGFTVDITPARHFSGRSFSRNKALWVSFVLQTPSMKLFLGGDSGYDYFFKEIGDKYGPFDLAILECGQYNEYWKYIHMMPQQVVQAAADLKTKRLMPVHWSKFSLALHAWDESIKTVVDEAGQKGMPLFTPMIGEKTNLTDIGIPQQQWWNELN, encoded by the coding sequence ATGTCAATACTTATTGTCATAGCGTTGCTGATAGTGGCAACGGCTATATTTATGCAACAGCCGCAATTTGGCAAACAGCCTGCGGGAGCAAGGCTGGAGAGGATAAAACAGTCGCCTAATTACAGGGATGGCAAATTCCAAAATCTCAGCCATACGCCAGATCTTGCCGAAGGCACCAGTTACTACACCGTATTTAAGGAGTTCTTTTTCGGAAAAAAGGAACGTAACAAGCCACAGGACAGTATCCCTACAAAAAAAGAAGACTTATTACATCTGGACCCGAAAGAGAATGTAATAGTTTGGTTTGGGCACTCGTCCTATTTTATGCAGGTAGACGGTAAGACCATTTTGGTTGACCCGGTTTTTAGCGGAAGTGTTTCTCCGATTGGTTTCACAAACAAGGCTTATCCCGGTAGTGATGCCTATACGGCAGACGATTTCCCTGATATAGATATCCTGTTTATCAGTCATGACCATTGGGATCATTTGGATTATGATACCGTTTTAAAACTTAAATCAAAAGTAAAGAAAGTGGTTACAGGTTTGGGTACAGCACAACACCTGGAGTACTGGGGGTATGACACCGCAATTATTGAGGAAAAAGACTGGGGTGAACATGTGGAACTGGGCGATGGCTTTACGGTAGATATTACCCCGGCCAGGCATTTTTCAGGAAGGAGTTTTAGCAGGAACAAAGCGTTATGGGTATCTTTTGTACTACAAACACCAAGTATGAAATTGTTTTTGGGAGGTGACTCCGGTTACGATTACTTTTTTAAGGAAATAGGCGATAAGTATGGGCCGTTTGACCTGGCTATTTTAGAATGCGGACAATATAATGAGTACTGGAAATACATACACATGATGCCGCAGCAGGTGGTACAGGCGGCAGCAGATTTAAAGACCAAAAGGCTTATGCCGGTACACTGGTCTAAATTCTCACTGGCTTTACATGCCTGGGACGAATCTATAAAAACAGTTGTAGATGAGGCAGGCCAAAAAGGGATGCCGTTGTTTACCCCTATGATAGGTGAAAAGACAAATCTTACTGATATTGGTATTCCGCAGCAGCAGTGGTGGAACGAACTTAATTAA
- a CDS encoding TetR/AcrR family transcriptional regulator → MDKQEQILTTALRLFVENGFHATPTSKIAKEAGVANGTLFHYYKTKEDLIVSLYLYVKSKMGAYVEEHSKAETNPKEKFRSQFRAVLDWSLKNTNEFYYAQLFSTSPFASLLSPEEVKKTLKKSCDQIQEAIDAGAIKERDTDFIHTIMGSHIFGLYSYLNKYKLTKAKQQQVIDDSFEMLWGMLV, encoded by the coding sequence ATGGATAAACAGGAACAAATACTTACAACAGCATTAAGGCTTTTTGTTGAAAACGGGTTTCATGCAACCCCTACCAGCAAAATAGCTAAGGAAGCCGGTGTGGCAAACGGTACCTTGTTTCATTATTATAAGACCAAAGAAGATCTTATCGTGTCACTTTATCTGTATGTAAAATCAAAAATGGGCGCTTATGTAGAGGAGCATTCCAAAGCGGAAACCAATCCGAAGGAAAAGTTCAGGAGTCAGTTCAGGGCAGTGTTAGACTGGTCGCTAAAAAACACCAATGAGTTTTATTATGCCCAGCTGTTTAGCACGTCTCCTTTTGCATCGTTGTTATCTCCCGAAGAGGTGAAGAAAACATTGAAGAAGAGCTGTGATCAGATACAAGAGGCTATAGATGCGGGCGCAATTAAAGAACGCGATACAGATTTTATACACACCATTATGGGCAGCCATATTTTCGGGCTGTATTCTTACCTTAATAAATACAAGCTTACCAAAGCAAAACAACAGCAGGTTATTGACGATAGCTTTGAGATGTTATGGGGAATGCTGGTTTAA
- a CDS encoding aspartate kinase, whose amino-acid sequence MKTISSVVEHYIKTKPFLLSALSQGIINLTSLARTMMPELEQEIGKDVKQGAVVMSLKRLSEDLDFRVNHKIVKVLRSIGEITVRSSLTDYTFAISDTILNKQADLISNINSFPEVFYTSSRGVNETNIVVSSSIDHIVEKLFADEKQIERTDNLASITVKLPKDNISTPGVYYYIFQRLAWEGIIINEVISTSYEFTILVSEQEVDVAFKVIKDLKNLS is encoded by the coding sequence ATGAAAACTATTTCTTCTGTAGTAGAACACTACATCAAGACAAAGCCCTTTTTATTAAGTGCGTTGTCGCAAGGTATCATCAACCTTACCTCTCTCGCGAGAACAATGATGCCCGAACTTGAACAGGAAATTGGTAAAGACGTTAAGCAGGGAGCTGTTGTAATGTCTTTAAAAAGACTTTCTGAGGACCTTGATTTCAGAGTAAATCACAAAATTGTAAAAGTACTTCGTTCTATTGGCGAGATAACCGTAAGGTCATCTTTAACGGATTATACTTTTGCGATTTCTGACACCATTCTTAACAAGCAGGCCGACCTGATATCTAATATCAATTCGTTCCCTGAGGTTTTCTACACTTCATCAAGAGGTGTAAACGAAACTAACATCGTGGTAAGCTCTTCTATAGATCACATCGTAGAAAAGTTGTTTGCCGATGAAAAACAGATTGAACGCACAGATAATCTGGCGTCTATTACTGTAAAGCTGCCTAAAGATAATATTTCTACACCGGGTGTGTATTATTATATTTTCCAAAGGTTAGCATGGGAAGGTATTATAATCAATGAGGTTATCTCAACTTCTTATGAGTTTACCATTTTGGTAAGCGAGCAGGAGGTAGATGTTGCCTTTAAGGTTATAAAAGACCTTAAAAATCTAAGCTAA
- a CDS encoding YraN family protein, translated as MAEHNELGKKGEELAVDFLLKEGYEILETNWVFQKAEIDILAKKGDILAVVEVKTRSSLEFGLPQDFVTPKKIKLMVKAVDEYINLYDLDAEVRFDIVSIYNNNGNFVIEHIVDAFFYF; from the coding sequence ATGGCAGAGCATAATGAACTGGGCAAAAAAGGCGAAGAACTGGCCGTAGATTTTTTGCTTAAGGAAGGTTATGAAATACTGGAAACCAACTGGGTTTTTCAGAAAGCAGAAATAGATATCCTTGCAAAAAAGGGAGATATCCTTGCCGTTGTGGAAGTAAAGACGCGATCGAGCCTTGAATTTGGCCTTCCGCAGGATTTTGTTACACCAAAGAAGATAAAATTAATGGTAAAGGCTGTAGATGAGTATATTAACCTTTATGATTTAGACGCTGAAGTACGGTTTGATATAGTATCAATTTATAACAATAACGGCAATTTTGTTATAGAACATATAGTTGACGCTTTTTTTTATTTTTAG